In Rutidosis leptorrhynchoides isolate AG116_Rl617_1_P2 chromosome 2, CSIRO_AGI_Rlap_v1, whole genome shotgun sequence, one genomic interval encodes:
- the LOC139889886 gene encoding F-box protein At2g35280-like: protein MGVRVRHANILEDVPQDMLVEILSRVGQNSSAQLFMVKLVCKAFGKLSDDALVYKWLSFDRWCISPWRNHKLADTFISSMYFGNPNAIFRYGLRAYFESKYPDVGLHLLEKASNMQLKEACYVYGLVMFGSHEIEKKDIGLQILNHTFPPVPDLVVEVRTKVFDFLRCCWVLFNHHPFDDVATCCTIKVHNGYFPLDHRWEIILTKPECMSCFWSYELRVFAERFGFN, encoded by the coding sequence atgggtgttaggGTTAGACATGCGAACATTCTAGAAGATGTTCCACAAGATATGCTtgtggaaatcttgtctagagttggtcagaattcatccgcTCAATTGTTCATGGTGAAGTTGGTTTGCAAAGCATTTGGGAAGCTTTCCGATGATGCTTTGGTTTATAaatggctttcctttgataggtggtgtaTCTCACCTTGGAGAAACCATAAGTTGGCAGATACTTTCATTTCTTCTATGTATTTTGGAAACCCTAATGCGATTTTTCGCTATGGTTTGAGGGCTTATTTTGAATCTAAATACCCTGATGTAGGGCTTCATTTATTAGAAAAAGCTTCGAATATGCAACTTAAAGAGGCATGTTATGTTTATGGTTTGGTCATGTTTGGCTCTCACGAAATAGAGAAGAAGGACATCGGATTACAAATTCTTAATCATACATTTCCACCGGTGCCGGATTTGGTGGTTGAGGTGAGAACCAAGGTTTTTGATTTCTTGCGATGCTGTTGGGTATTATTTAACCACCATCCTTTTGATGACGTCGCAACCTGCTGCACTATCAAGGTccacaatggttattttccacttGACCATCGGTGGGAAATTATATTGACTAAACCAGAATGCATGTCTTGTTTTTGGTCCTATGAGTTGCGTGTTTTTGCTGAACGATTTGGGTTTAACTAG